A genomic window from Helicobacter suis HS1 includes:
- a CDS encoding aldo/keto reductase, with protein MQVSAIGLGVQNMPRKYDTSVPYRPEMIAIIRRAYGTGVTFFDTAEAYGPLESEKILGEAVAPFRKKIVIATKFGFKTLRQKSHSSLAGGMNATNLWYNVPIHSYLRQEVSEVTPLEI; from the coding sequence TTGCAGGTTTCTGCTATCGGGCTTGGGGTGCAAAACATGCCACGCAAATACGATACCTCTGTCCCTTACCGCCCGGAAATGATTGCTATTATCCGCCGGGCTTATGGGACAGGGGTTACTTTTTTTGACACCGCGGAGGCTTATGGCCCTTTGGAGTCTGAAAAAATTTTAGGTGAGGCTGTGGCTCCTTTTAGAAAAAAGATCGTGATTGCAACTAAATTTGGTTTTAAAACTCTCCGGCAGAAATCCCACTCGTCTTTAGCGGGTGGGATGAATGCCACTAATTTGTGGTATAATGTCCCCATACATTCGTATCTACGGCAGGAAGTGTCGGAAGTTACGCCTTTGGAGATATGA
- a CDS encoding aldo/keto reductase: MELKLCKIPTIGTQSENQTLPTGNISLGSPNVFSIWALHCRSTNGQAIPGVNSKPEHIKQAVHHMLKRLRTDYIDLLYQHRVDPRVPIEDVAGVVADLNVKLSASEMQELTHALDTIKIQGKRLPDFVQAFSGVEAASKH, from the coding sequence TTGGAGCTCAAACTCTGTAAAATCCCTACTATAGGGACACAGAGTGAGAACCAAACTCTCCCTACGGGCAACATCAGCCTAGGAAGCCCAAATGTTTTTAGCATTTGGGCACTTCACTGTAGATCCACAAACGGGCAAGCGATTCCGGGGGTTAATAGCAAACCTGAGCACATTAAGCAGGCTGTGCACCATATGCTCAAGCGCCTGCGCACCGATTATATTGATCTGCTCTACCAGCACCGCGTGGACCCACGAGTGCCTATTGAAGATGTGGCGGGTGTGGTTGCAGATTTGAATGTAAAACTGAGCGCCTCAGAGATGCAAGAACTCACACATGCCCTTGATACTATAAAGATTCAGGGCAAGCGGCTACCTGATTTTGTACAAGCCTTTTCGGGTGTAGAAGCTGCGTCTAAACATTAG
- the hemC gene encoding hydroxymethylbilane synthase, producing the protein MKPLIIGSRGSALALWQARYIQTQLESLGLLSVIEVVKTKGDKILDVPLAKIGGKGLFTKELEELLLSKDIDLAVHSLKDVPVEFVEPLDLACVSVRADARDCFLSFKSPNFKDLPKGAKVGTTSLRRSMQLKRKRPDLDTLSLRGNVQTRLKRLEAGEFDAIVLACAGVERLQIKVPYQIPFEIEEMIPCMGQGALGVEMCTSHPLFNTIAGLNDSTSAFLCGVERLFVKKLGGGCQVPIGVHASLKGDHLEICAVVGLVDGSQMIKEKIQGLAKQANTLVQTLLDRFLAQGAKEILAKAL; encoded by the coding sequence ATGAAACCTCTAATTATTGGGAGTCGTGGGAGTGCTTTAGCCTTGTGGCAAGCGCGCTATATCCAAACTCAGCTAGAAAGTTTAGGGCTTTTAAGTGTTATTGAGGTGGTTAAGACTAAGGGGGATAAAATCTTAGATGTGCCTTTGGCCAAAATTGGGGGCAAGGGGCTTTTTACTAAAGAGCTTGAAGAGTTGTTGCTTAGTAAAGATATAGATTTAGCGGTACATTCGCTTAAAGATGTACCCGTAGAGTTTGTAGAGCCTTTGGATTTAGCTTGTGTGAGCGTGCGTGCAGATGCTAGGGATTGTTTTTTAAGTTTTAAATCCCCAAATTTTAAGGATTTGCCTAAAGGGGCCAAGGTGGGCACGACTTCTTTACGGCGTTCTATGCAACTTAAAAGAAAACGCCCCGATCTAGATACTTTGAGTTTACGGGGCAATGTGCAGACTCGTTTAAAGCGCTTAGAGGCAGGGGAGTTTGATGCGATTGTGCTGGCATGTGCGGGGGTCGAGCGTTTGCAAATTAAAGTACCCTATCAGATTCCCTTTGAGATTGAGGAAATGATTCCTTGTATGGGGCAGGGGGCTTTGGGGGTAGAAATGTGCACTAGTCACCCCTTGTTTAATACAATAGCCGGTCTTAATGATTCTACTAGCGCGTTTCTTTGCGGTGTGGAGCGCTTATTTGTTAAAAAACTGGGGGGCGGGTGTCAGGTCCCCATTGGTGTGCACGCTTCTTTAAAAGGAGATCATCTGGAAATATGCGCGGTTGTGGGGCTTGTTGATGGAAGTCAAATGATTAAAGAAAAGATTCAAGGATTAGCAAAACAGGCTAATACACTTGTTCAAACTCTGCTAGATCGATTTTTAGCTCAAGGCGCTAAAGAAATTCTAGCTAAAGCGCTTTAG
- the mfd gene encoding transcription-repair coupling factor, which produces MQSSLYFALPSFNSTILVVADNKQAQEALQVWRFFKPHIPVFVLPELRVYYLDDMRAFNTELKELLSVLGCFYQSKETNPQTRLIAPLSALLHPLPKPLLLQSFMIECLESYSLAELKEKFYYYGYDFVDIIELPGEASFRGDIVDIFIPGQTKPHRISFLGQDCEDIRTFDPITQLSDSELLEFLEITPALFSLSQENYTLLQERIEKLESSVLIKDIGSLGFWVLEDFGIDFLQHYSATLSQKAHLEAKEIFDFNPADNLKHALSLPVLQTPPNCQDIQIHLNQLDTFLQLNAHKRVTLLAKNIDLIPTHHLNAPFKSVVSDCVLHFSTPDVIFFSLHSYPQKHPFLRPKLILDELSPGDFVVHENYGVGLFKGLVQQSIFGSVRDFIALEYQNEDMLLLPVENLHLVERYIANNFPVLDKLGKSSFIKLKAKVHAEILEMASQIINLAAKRYLLEGEKINADSAKLKAFKQACGFTLTPDQESSITAILEDLAQGRVMDRLLNGDVGFGKTEVAMHAIYAIFLSGKQSAMFVPTTLLCAQHFNTLQARLEPFNLKVAKLDRFSKDKKEVLEGIKEGRISVVVGTHALLGAKFKDLGLVVVDEEHKFGVKQKEAIKILSHQVHSLSMSATPIPRTLSMALSKIKGVSTLTTPPANRKPSRTFVKEKTNPLLKEIILRELRRKGQVFYIHNHIESMPKVKQKLLELLPNLRVEILHSKTPAKEVEQIMVNFAQGHFEVLLCTSIVESGIHLPNANTIIIEQADRFGLADLHQLRGRVGRGNKEGFCYYLVEDKNTLGEQASKRLLALEKNSYLGSGASIAMHDLEIRGGGNFLGANQSGHIKGIGYKLYTKMLEEAISQESGEIQESFSVDLKLQVSGFLSPDLIRSDSLRLELYRRLSLCLDLASVAAIQSEIHARFGALDLMTTQFLQIIRIKILANQLKIHKISQYGQNITLFFKEKQKPLQAPSKDDVSVLQTILTALQTL; this is translated from the coding sequence ATGCAATCTAGCCTTTATTTTGCTCTCCCTTCTTTTAACAGCACAATTTTAGTGGTTGCAGATAATAAACAGGCTCAAGAAGCTTTACAGGTGTGGCGCTTTTTTAAACCCCACATTCCTGTTTTTGTGTTGCCGGAGTTAAGAGTTTATTACCTTGATGATATGCGCGCTTTTAACACAGAACTTAAAGAGCTTTTAAGCGTATTGGGTTGTTTTTATCAATCTAAAGAAACAAACCCACAAACCCGTCTTATCGCTCCTTTAAGCGCGCTTTTACACCCTTTACCCAAACCCTTATTACTCCAAAGTTTTATGATAGAGTGTTTAGAAAGTTATTCTTTAGCAGAGTTAAAAGAAAAGTTTTATTATTATGGCTATGATTTTGTAGACATCATTGAATTACCCGGTGAGGCAAGTTTTAGGGGCGATATTGTAGATATTTTTATCCCCGGTCAAACTAAGCCACACCGCATTAGCTTTTTAGGGCAAGATTGTGAGGATATCCGCACCTTTGATCCAATTACCCAGCTAAGCGATTCAGAACTCTTAGAATTTTTAGAGATCACGCCCGCACTCTTCAGTTTAAGCCAAGAAAACTACACGCTTTTACAAGAAAGGATAGAAAAACTAGAAAGTAGCGTATTGATTAAAGATATTGGATCGCTTGGGTTTTGGGTTTTGGAGGATTTTGGGATTGATTTTTTACAGCACTATAGCGCCACCTTAAGCCAAAAAGCCCATTTAGAGGCAAAAGAAATTTTTGATTTTAACCCTGCTGATAATCTAAAACATGCCCTCAGCTTACCGGTGCTACAAACCCCCCCTAATTGCCAAGATATTCAGATTCATTTAAACCAATTAGACACATTTTTACAACTCAACGCCCATAAACGCGTTACTTTGCTTGCTAAGAATATAGACTTAATCCCTACACACCATCTAAACGCCCCCTTTAAAAGTGTTGTTTCTGATTGTGTGCTCCATTTTAGTACCCCAGATGTGATTTTTTTCTCTTTGCACTCCTACCCACAAAAACACCCATTTTTACGCCCTAAACTCATCTTAGATGAGCTAAGCCCGGGGGATTTTGTCGTGCATGAAAATTATGGAGTGGGGCTTTTTAAGGGCCTTGTCCAACAAAGTATTTTTGGCAGTGTGCGCGATTTTATCGCTTTAGAGTATCAAAATGAGGATATGTTGTTATTGCCTGTAGAAAATTTACACCTAGTGGAGCGCTACATCGCTAATAATTTCCCTGTTTTGGATAAGTTAGGTAAAAGTAGTTTTATCAAACTTAAGGCTAAAGTCCATGCCGAAATCTTAGAAATGGCCTCACAGATCATTAATTTAGCCGCTAAACGCTATTTATTAGAGGGGGAGAAAATCAACGCAGATAGCGCTAAACTCAAGGCCTTTAAACAAGCCTGTGGTTTTACTCTAACCCCCGATCAAGAGAGTAGCATTACAGCCATTTTAGAAGATCTGGCTCAAGGGCGCGTCATGGATAGATTACTCAATGGCGATGTGGGCTTTGGCAAAACTGAGGTGGCCATGCATGCTATTTATGCTATCTTTTTAAGTGGCAAGCAAAGCGCTATGTTTGTCCCCACCACACTTTTATGTGCCCAGCACTTTAACACCCTCCAAGCACGCCTAGAACCCTTCAATCTTAAAGTAGCCAAGCTAGATCGCTTTAGCAAGGATAAAAAGGAGGTTTTAGAGGGGATCAAAGAGGGGCGTATTTCTGTAGTGGTGGGTACCCATGCGCTTTTAGGGGCTAAATTTAAAGACTTAGGGTTAGTGGTGGTAGATGAGGAACATAAATTTGGAGTTAAGCAAAAAGAGGCGATCAAAATTTTAAGCCACCAAGTGCATTCTTTAAGCATGTCAGCTACCCCTATTCCAAGAACGCTTAGCATGGCTCTTTCTAAAATCAAGGGGGTGAGCACTTTAACAACACCTCCGGCTAATAGAAAACCTAGCCGTACCTTTGTGAAGGAAAAAACAAACCCCCTGCTCAAAGAGATTATTTTAAGAGAATTACGCCGCAAGGGACAGGTTTTTTATATCCATAATCATATTGAAAGCATGCCCAAAGTCAAACAAAAACTTTTAGAGTTACTCCCTAATTTGCGTGTAGAAATTTTGCACTCTAAAACTCCGGCAAAAGAAGTAGAACAGATCATGGTTAATTTTGCACAGGGGCATTTTGAAGTGCTTTTATGTACTTCTATTGTAGAGTCAGGAATTCATTTACCCAATGCTAACACCATTATCATAGAACAAGCCGATCGCTTTGGTTTGGCTGATTTGCACCAATTAAGAGGGCGCGTAGGACGGGGGAATAAAGAAGGGTTTTGTTACTACTTAGTAGAGGATAAAAACACACTAGGAGAACAAGCCAGTAAAAGACTTTTAGCCTTAGAAAAGAATTCTTATTTAGGTAGCGGGGCTAGTATTGCCATGCATGATTTAGAAATTAGAGGCGGGGGGAATTTTTTAGGGGCAAATCAGAGCGGGCATATTAAAGGCATTGGTTATAAGTTATATACCAAAATGTTAGAAGAGGCCATTTCTCAAGAGAGTGGAGAGATACAGGAAAGTTTTAGCGTAGATTTAAAACTCCAAGTCAGTGGCTTTTTAAGCCCGGATTTAATCCGTAGCGATAGTTTGCGTTTAGAACTTTATAGACGGCTTTCTTTATGCCTTGATTTAGCCAGTGTGGCTGCAATTCAAAGTGAGATTCATGCGCGTTTTGGAGCGCTAGATTTAATGACCACCCAGTTTTTACAAATTATCCGGATTAAAATTTTGGCTAACCAGCTTAAAATCCATAAAATTTCTCAATATGGGCAAAACATCACCCTTTTTTTTAAAGAGAAACAAAAACCTTTGCAAGCCCCTAGTAAAGATGATGTATCTGTGTTACAAACCATTCTTACAGCTCTGCAGACTCTTTAG
- the waaF gene encoding lipopolysaccharide heptosyltransferase II yields MMKILVRLPNWLGDGVMATPLIQTLKATFKDATYVLVGSGSVCALFERDLHNVLIIDKTKSAKCRMWATYKLARDIGPCDIGLALTNNLYAALLLYFSQTPIRIGYAKNCRSFLLTHALKPHKGHQVERYYHLLSPLMALNNPPPLKLKATPLKLSPLQKHIGISPGAAFGSAKRWSTNYFATLIQALLNQGHAIYLLGSKDDQKVIQEILDQTLPHANLYNLCGQTTIPVLIDTIAALDLLICNDSGPMHIATATQTPLIALFGPTDLHETGPYKPLKAQLLFKNLPCAPCKKRTCPLKTGPIKPHACMDTIKPEEVIEVAMHLLETKESAEL; encoded by the coding sequence ATGATGAAAATTTTAGTGCGTTTGCCTAATTGGCTAGGTGATGGCGTGATGGCCACACCTCTTATACAGACTCTCAAAGCCACTTTTAAAGACGCAACTTATGTTCTTGTTGGCTCTGGTAGTGTGTGTGCACTCTTTGAGCGCGATTTACATAATGTCTTAATCATTGATAAAACCAAGAGCGCTAAATGCCGCATGTGGGCTACTTATAAACTAGCTAGAGACATTGGCCCTTGTGATATAGGTTTAGCCCTAACTAATAATTTATATGCGGCCCTTTTGCTTTACTTTAGCCAAACCCCTATTCGAATCGGGTATGCTAAAAATTGCCGCTCTTTTCTTTTAACCCATGCTTTAAAACCCCATAAAGGCCACCAAGTAGAGCGCTACTACCATTTATTATCCCCCCTAATGGCTTTAAATAATCCCCCACCTCTTAAATTAAAAGCCACTCCTCTTAAATTATCCCCTTTACAAAAACACATTGGGATTAGTCCGGGAGCTGCCTTTGGGAGTGCTAAACGCTGGAGTACAAATTATTTTGCAACCCTGATTCAAGCCTTATTAAATCAAGGGCATGCGATCTATCTTTTAGGTTCTAAAGACGATCAAAAAGTCATTCAAGAAATTTTAGATCAAACCCTGCCCCATGCCAATCTTTATAATCTATGTGGGCAAACCACTATCCCTGTTTTAATAGATACCATCGCCGCTCTTGATCTCTTAATTTGTAATGATAGCGGTCCTATGCACATTGCCACCGCTACACAAACCCCTTTAATCGCTCTTTTTGGGCCTACAGATCTGCATGAAACAGGCCCTTATAAGCCCTTAAAAGCACAATTACTCTTTAAAAATCTCCCCTGTGCGCCTTGTAAAAAACGCACCTGTCCGCTTAAAACAGGCCCTATTAAACCCCATGCCTGCATGGATACAATTAAGCCTGAAGAAGTGATTGAAGTAGCCATGCATTTATTAGAAACTAAAGAGTCTGCAGAGCTGTAA
- a CDS encoding M23 family metallopeptidase: protein MWLNKRLILMLTYKDGSKSINVHIVYKQIMYYILLFILAVFMFLGIALYAFDVEIKTTKAQTKKLSAEYFKSSQAHAHLSEKVQGYLEELLLAGDRISDLEDSVGIEGEDTSDAPLSQRLDVASITGAQKTFIMRFIPNDNPLESYRRISSPFAKRFHPILHRLFNHTGVDLSTPINTPVYATASGVVGLANSGWNGGYGRLVKLYHPFGFQTYYAHLKRIVVKNGEFVKKGQLLAYSGSSGMSTGPHLHYEVRFMDKPINPMFFITWNMRDFDFIFTKERNIAWQSLLTIINNLLTDQPPSSPKAPNSKEK from the coding sequence GTGTGGCTGAATAAACGCCTCATTTTAATGTTGACTTACAAAGATGGGAGTAAGTCTATTAATGTGCACATTGTCTACAAACAGATCATGTACTACATTCTCTTATTTATACTGGCCGTGTTCATGTTTTTAGGCATCGCGCTTTATGCCTTTGATGTAGAAATCAAAACCACCAAAGCCCAGACTAAAAAACTCAGTGCAGAATATTTCAAGAGTTCACAAGCCCATGCGCATTTGAGTGAAAAGGTTCAAGGCTATTTAGAAGAGCTATTGCTAGCAGGCGATCGCATCAGCGATTTAGAAGATTCAGTAGGGATTGAAGGGGAGGATACTAGCGATGCGCCATTAAGCCAACGCCTAGATGTGGCTAGCATTACAGGGGCTCAAAAAACTTTTATCATGCGTTTTATCCCCAATGATAACCCACTTGAATCGTATCGGCGGATTTCTAGCCCCTTTGCTAAGCGTTTTCACCCCATTTTACACCGCTTGTTTAACCATACAGGTGTGGATTTAAGTACGCCAATTAACACACCTGTTTATGCAACCGCTAGTGGGGTGGTGGGCTTGGCTAATAGCGGGTGGAATGGGGGTTATGGGAGGCTTGTTAAACTTTACCACCCCTTTGGTTTTCAAACTTATTATGCGCATCTTAAAAGAATTGTAGTTAAAAACGGCGAATTTGTCAAAAAAGGCCAACTTCTTGCTTATAGTGGCAGTAGTGGCATGAGCACTGGACCGCATTTACACTATGAAGTGCGTTTCATGGACAAGCCGATTAATCCTATGTTTTTTATCACTTGGAATATGAGAGACTTTGATTTTATTTTTACCAAAGAAAGGAATATTGCATGGCAATCTTTACTAACGATCATAAACAACCTACTAACGGATCAGCCACCATCATCGCCCAAGGCACCAAATTCAAAGGAGAAGTAA
- a CDS encoding FxsA family protein: MPLIFIVGLFYIVIEFLLVLSVIQHLGLFIFLLEVAISGFIGGVLLFKNPFEDLKNIRNISFAEDFVLRSFGGLLLLLPGVLCDIFGIILILIASIRPQRKNHEEGVVDVEVLDKEK; this comes from the coding sequence ATGCCCCTTATTTTTATTGTAGGCTTGTTTTATATTGTCATAGAGTTCTTGTTAGTGTTAAGTGTTATCCAGCATTTAGGCTTATTTATCTTTTTGCTAGAGGTGGCTATTAGCGGGTTTATAGGGGGAGTTTTGCTTTTTAAAAATCCCTTTGAAGATCTAAAAAATATCAGGAATATCTCTTTTGCTGAGGATTTTGTTTTGCGCAGTTTTGGCGGGCTTTTATTGCTTTTGCCCGGGGTGCTCTGCGATATTTTTGGAATCATTTTAATTTTAATAGCCTCCATACGCCCCCAAAGAAAAAATCATGAGGAGGGGGTTGTTGATGTGGAAGTGCTGGATAAAGAAAAATGA
- a CDS encoding YtfJ family protein, whose amino-acid sequence MKKIFGSLLLTLSMVHGTNIVLNKPLASVVVQDKGELVLNKGDIAYKTWSSKSLPGKVRILQHIAGRKSVKVENQPLMDKIVARHFDASKYQTTNIINVDDATMGTGLFVRGETKKAKKEHPDSQVVMDNEGVVQKAWGLKKQESLIVVLDKEGKVRFVHEGRLSSAQIQQVIDLAKKLQQE is encoded by the coding sequence TTGAAAAAAATATTTGGAAGTTTGCTATTAACATTGAGCATGGTACATGGGACAAACATTGTTTTAAACAAACCCTTAGCAAGCGTGGTGGTGCAAGATAAAGGGGAGCTTGTTTTAAACAAGGGTGATATTGCATACAAGACTTGGAGTAGTAAAAGTTTACCCGGGAAGGTGCGTATTCTCCAGCATATAGCCGGACGCAAAAGTGTTAAGGTAGAAAACCAGCCTTTAATGGATAAAATCGTAGCGCGGCATTTTGATGCAAGTAAATACCAAACGACCAATATCATCAATGTAGATGATGCCACAATGGGAACGGGTCTTTTTGTGCGAGGGGAAACCAAAAAGGCTAAAAAAGAGCACCCAGATAGTCAGGTGGTTATGGATAATGAGGGGGTGGTGCAAAAAGCTTGGGGGTTAAAAAAACAAGAAAGTTTAATTGTTGTGCTAGATAAGGAGGGTAAAGTGCGCTTTGTGCATGAGGGTAGGCTTAGTAGTGCCCAAATACAACAAGTTATTGATCTAGCTAAAAAATTACAACAAGAGTAG
- a CDS encoding M23 family metallopeptidase translates to MPDKFVLTIIDENGSKQLRLSRHVKRHVLLITMLVIGLLLAGGWFLGYLVEKISKMTLEKGILETNYKNLYTKNNTLKLEISQKTQEIALVSRKIKDFENLVQVKKSQGDDAYSSVDLKQLSIPNKTLALALIPNGEPIKTYSTKTLINSPNKRSLGPYHGYNFNTTPDTPVYATASGVVDVVLIRNYQGYGKLIRLEHAFGFSSIYARLNSIVIKRHAFVQKGELLGYSSNNLHYEIRFLGRIVDMPKYMDWDMAHFDSIFKDDSQVSWKNLFYSIKDMAHIREKRQTTEHLGVMGVAE, encoded by the coding sequence GTGCCAGATAAATTTGTCTTAACAATTATTGATGAAAATGGGTCTAAACAACTCAGGCTTTCTAGGCATGTAAAACGGCATGTACTCTTAATCACCATGCTAGTTATCGGGTTGTTATTAGCCGGAGGGTGGTTTTTAGGCTACTTGGTTGAAAAGATTAGTAAAATGACTTTAGAAAAAGGTATTTTAGAGACCAATTATAAAAATCTGTATACTAAAAATAACACGCTCAAGCTTGAGATTTCTCAAAAAACCCAAGAAATTGCCTTAGTTAGCCGTAAAATTAAAGATTTTGAAAATCTTGTACAGGTTAAAAAGAGTCAAGGCGATGATGCCTATAGCAGTGTGGATTTAAAACAACTCTCTATCCCTAATAAAACCCTAGCTTTAGCCCTTATCCCTAATGGAGAACCTATTAAAACCTATAGCACTAAAACTTTGATCAACTCCCCTAATAAGAGATCTTTAGGCCCCTACCATGGGTATAATTTTAATACAACGCCAGATACACCCGTGTATGCAACGGCTAGTGGAGTGGTAGATGTGGTGCTTATTAGAAATTATCAAGGCTATGGCAAATTAATACGATTAGAACATGCTTTTGGGTTTAGTTCAATCTATGCGCGCCTTAATAGCATTGTGATTAAAAGGCATGCATTTGTACAAAAAGGAGAGCTACTTGGTTATAGTAGCAATAATCTACACTATGAAATCCGCTTTTTAGGCCGTATTGTAGACATGCCAAAATACATGGATTGGGACATGGCTCACTTTGATTCAATTTTTAAAGACGATTCTCAAGTCAGCTGGAAAAATCTTTTCTATAGCATTAAAGATATGGCTCATATCCGTGAAAAACGCCAAACTACAGAACATTTAGGGGTTATGGGTGTGGCTGAATAA
- a CDS encoding glycosyltransferase family protein yields MTILFTTEQFYPLQTGTAIADYNLCLALSRFGHVVYVITSSMFNFSRLTRKGPIRLISSGGLSKEAVEISPNLFVIDFFIVYEEDNWRGQLEDYQKFLISFECDLLVNIALRTWSTDYILDKFPLVKAKKKILRSHEEWSIMDNIVSWKRFIKDALKALLTLHIIHRDSHPWWQQYRFKKSLKYYDCVYFLHKGSHGYDYLKPYCTADILPNGVFEKDICPPKTIASALTEQQNNRTTEQQNNRTTEQQNNRTTEQQNNLADLLLKPYLLNVSNYYKEKGQDFVLKSYYLSLAKIPLVFVGSLNRWDCLDYLKELKRQLDQN; encoded by the coding sequence ATGACTATTCTTTTTACCACCGAGCAGTTTTATCCTCTACAGACGGGGACAGCTATAGCTGATTATAATTTGTGTTTAGCTCTCTCTAGATTTGGGCATGTGGTTTATGTAATCACTAGTAGCATGTTTAACTTCTCGAGGTTAACTCGAAAAGGCCCTATTCGCCTTATTTCTAGTGGTGGTTTGAGTAAAGAAGCAGTGGAAATTTCCCCCAATCTCTTCGTGATTGACTTCTTTATCGTTTATGAAGAAGACAACTGGCGGGGGCAACTTGAGGATTATCAAAAATTTCTTATTTCTTTTGAGTGTGATTTGCTAGTCAATATAGCCTTGCGGACATGGAGTACAGATTATATTTTAGATAAATTTCCACTTGTCAAGGCTAAGAAAAAAATTCTAAGAAGCCATGAAGAATGGTCCATCATGGATAACATCGTTAGCTGGAAGCGTTTTATCAAAGATGCTTTAAAAGCGCTTCTTACACTGCATATTATACACAGAGATTCTCATCCATGGTGGCAACAATACAGGTTTAAAAAATCTCTCAAATACTACGATTGTGTTTATTTCCTGCACAAGGGTAGCCATGGATACGACTACCTAAAACCCTATTGTACTGCAGATATTCTGCCAAATGGAGTGTTTGAAAAGGACATTTGCCCACCTAAAACCATTGCAAGCGCCCTAACAGAACAACAGAACAACAGAACAACAGAACAACAGAACAACAGAACAACAGAACAACAGAACAACAGAACAACAGAACAACAGAACAACTTAGCAGACCTTCTTTTAAAACCCTATCTACTTAATGTCTCTAATTACTACAAGGAGAAGGGGCAGGATTTTGTTTTAAAGAGCTACTATCTAAGCTTAGCTAAAATCCCCCTAGTCTTTGTAGGTTCTTTAAACAGATGGGATTGTTTAGACTACTTAAAAGAATTAAAAAGACAACTTGATCAAAATTAA
- a CDS encoding bactofilin family protein, whose product MAIFTNDHKQPTNGSATIIAQGTKFKGEVNIDCHLHIDGELEGIVHSESTVVIGKNGVVMGDIFAARLVVSGKFNGNAQADVIEIMPLGYVDGKIVSSELIIERKGILAGESRPRNEVIKALEENKNPKT is encoded by the coding sequence ATGGCAATCTTTACTAACGATCATAAACAACCTACTAACGGATCAGCCACCATCATCGCCCAAGGCACCAAATTCAAAGGAGAAGTAAATATTGATTGCCATCTACATATTGATGGCGAATTAGAAGGCATTGTCCATTCTGAATCCACTGTTGTGATTGGCAAAAATGGTGTGGTTATGGGGGATATTTTTGCGGCAAGATTAGTAGTAAGCGGTAAATTTAACGGGAATGCACAGGCTGATGTGATTGAAATCATGCCCTTAGGGTATGTGGATGGTAAAATTGTGAGTTCAGAATTAATTATTGAACGGAAGGGAATCTTAGCCGGGGAGAGTCGCCCTAGAAATGAAGTGATCAAAGCTTTAGAAGAAAATAAAAATCCTAAAACCTAA